A single window of Methanothermobacter marburgensis str. Marburg DNA harbors:
- a CDS encoding type I restriction endonuclease subunit R codes for MSTDTSEKRFQEHIINYLLSTGYQRRKSHNYDKTACIDPEITLQFIMETQLEQWEQLQRVYGEDATKKFFHRLISELERKGTIYLLRNGFHEAGAHFKLFYPKPNNNRNPDLFMKFESNIFSVIDELQYHERKKDRLDIVIFINGLPILTIELKNTFTQGVEKAMDQYRKDRDPNEKLFQRCLVHFAMSDEKIYMTTKLEGEHTRFLPFNKGLENPPLKNDYKTSYLYNDILQVNKLSRLINNFIFVEKNVRTGNETVIFPRYHQLECVDRLLDESVPGQNYLIQHSPGSGKTKTISWLAHGLLNKFDSFDKRIYDMVIVVSDRRVIDRQLQDQIKAIERRIGIVEKIDRDSHQLAEALKTGSNIVVTTLQKFPFVMEEVRDLPKRKYAVIIDEAHSSQSGSLARKMKQVLSVKSLEEAALIDDVSNDVQMELLHEIESFRDLKNVSFFAFTATPKNKTLEMFGTRNEYGEYRPFHVYSMKQAIKEGFILDVLRNYISYKTYFNLIKTVEEDPEFEEKKAKRVLRKFVEEHPHSIRKKTEIMADHFMNSTIHKIGGRARAMVVTRSRLHAVQYKKTFDKYIREMNYPIKTLVAFTGTVKHDGEEYTETSMNDIPPSKSIENAFEEDPYRILIVANKYQTGFDQPLLHTMYVDKPLNGIAAVQTLNRVNRIMKNKNDTFILDFANKPETIQKAFEPYYETTCLEEGTDPHKLYELADVLFDFGIFDRFVVDKFVMAYKNGDPQPVLHSILYPIRNLFTKLSVEEQVKFKKALRRYQNIYSYLSQLIPFSDVDLEKLYIFNKFLNKKLPTINNPLPFSILEDVDIESYKIEEKGVVDIRLKGGGLIPPISESAGNFTEDVKERLSQIIAEINETYGTNFSEDEMVYISQVKNKLKSNDELVEKIEKNPPENVKAIFGDHFKDAMLEMLEKNTDLFKKVMDDEKIRESLEEALFESVYREIKGKP; via the coding sequence ATGTCGACTGATACGTCTGAAAAGAGATTTCAGGAGCACATTATCAATTATCTTCTAAGCACGGGCTACCAGCGCAGAAAAAGTCATAACTATGATAAAACAGCTTGTATTGACCCTGAAATTACCCTACAATTCATAATGGAGACCCAATTGGAACAGTGGGAGCAATTGCAAAGAGTTTATGGGGAAGACGCAACAAAGAAATTCTTCCATAGGCTCATTTCCGAACTCGAAAGAAAAGGAACTATCTATCTCCTCAGAAATGGATTTCACGAGGCGGGTGCCCATTTTAAACTATTCTACCCCAAGCCCAATAATAACCGTAACCCCGACCTTTTCATGAAATTTGAGAGTAATATATTTTCAGTTATTGACGAACTTCAATATCATGAGAGAAAAAAAGATCGCCTTGACATTGTAATTTTTATCAACGGGCTACCTATACTCACCATAGAACTTAAAAATACGTTCACTCAAGGTGTTGAAAAAGCGATGGATCAGTACAGGAAAGATAGGGACCCAAATGAAAAATTATTCCAGCGATGCCTTGTGCACTTTGCCATGAGTGATGAGAAAATATATATGACAACAAAACTTGAAGGAGAGCATACCCGCTTCCTGCCCTTTAACAAGGGTCTCGAAAACCCGCCCCTGAAAAATGATTACAAAACGAGTTACCTTTATAATGACATCTTACAGGTCAACAAGCTCTCAAGACTTATTAACAATTTCATCTTCGTGGAAAAAAATGTGAGGACGGGTAATGAGACAGTAATATTTCCAAGGTATCACCAGTTGGAATGTGTTGACAGATTACTTGACGAATCAGTGCCGGGTCAAAATTACCTTATACAGCACAGTCCTGGAAGTGGCAAAACCAAGACAATATCATGGTTGGCACATGGATTACTAAACAAGTTTGACTCATTTGACAAGAGAATATATGACATGGTAATTGTTGTTTCAGACAGGAGGGTTATAGATCGCCAGTTACAAGACCAGATAAAGGCAATTGAGAGGCGGATTGGGATAGTTGAAAAAATTGATAGGGATTCCCATCAGCTTGCCGAGGCCCTCAAAACGGGAAGTAACATTGTAGTGACGACTCTACAGAAGTTTCCCTTTGTAATGGAGGAAGTAAGAGATCTCCCAAAGAGAAAGTATGCAGTTATAATAGATGAGGCACATTCAAGCCAGTCGGGTTCTCTTGCCAGGAAGATGAAGCAGGTATTAAGTGTTAAAAGCCTTGAAGAAGCGGCTTTAATTGACGATGTAAGTAATGACGTTCAAATGGAACTACTCCATGAAATAGAATCTTTTAGAGATCTTAAAAATGTGAGCTTCTTTGCATTTACAGCCACACCAAAAAACAAAACACTTGAAATGTTTGGGACAAGAAATGAGTATGGGGAATACCGTCCATTTCATGTTTACTCAATGAAACAAGCTATCAAAGAAGGTTTCATTCTTGATGTTCTCAGAAATTACATTTCATATAAGACATATTTCAATTTGATTAAGACGGTGGAAGAAGATCCAGAATTTGAAGAAAAGAAGGCTAAAAGAGTATTACGTAAGTTCGTTGAGGAACACCCCCATTCAATAAGGAAAAAAACGGAGATAATGGCGGATCATTTCATGAACTCTACTATCCACAAGATTGGTGGCAGAGCAAGGGCAATGGTTGTAACAAGATCCCGCCTACACGCAGTGCAGTACAAGAAAACATTTGATAAATACATCAGGGAGATGAATTACCCTATAAAAACGCTTGTTGCTTTTACAGGCACGGTCAAGCATGATGGTGAGGAGTATACTGAGACGTCAATGAACGATATCCCTCCATCTAAATCAATAGAGAATGCTTTTGAGGAGGATCCATACAGAATATTGATTGTTGCAAATAAGTACCAAACTGGATTTGATCAGCCATTATTACATACCATGTATGTTGATAAGCCGCTTAATGGTATCGCAGCAGTTCAGACACTTAACAGGGTCAACCGGATCATGAAAAACAAAAACGATACATTCATACTTGATTTTGCAAACAAACCGGAAACAATACAGAAAGCTTTTGAACCCTACTATGAGACCACATGTCTTGAGGAGGGTACAGACCCTCATAAACTCTACGAACTTGCGGATGTTCTTTTTGACTTTGGCATATTTGATAGGTTTGTTGTTGATAAATTTGTGATGGCCTATAAGAATGGAGATCCACAACCGGTTCTTCACAGCATATTATATCCTATCAGGAACCTATTCACTAAACTTTCAGTTGAAGAGCAGGTTAAATTCAAAAAGGCCCTCCGAAGGTACCAGAATATTTATTCATACCTGTCACAACTCATACCCTTCAGTGATGTTGACCTTGAGAAGCTTTATATATTCAACAAGTTCCTTAACAAAAAATTACCAACTATCAACAACCCACTACCCTTTAGCATACTTGAAGATGTGGATATAGAGTCCTATAAAATAGAGGAAAAGGGTGTGGTTGATATAAGACTCAAAGGGGGAGGTCTAATCCCCCCAATTTCAGAGAGTGCAGGCAATTTTACTGAAGATGTCAAGGAGCGGTTGTCACAGATCATAGCCGAAATTAACGAGACATATGGCACTAATTTTAGTGAGGATGAGATGGTATATATTTCACAAGTTAAAAACAAGCTCAAATCCAATGATGAACTTGTTGAAAAGATTGAAAAAAATCCTCCTGAAAATGTGAAGGCAATCTTTGGAGATCACTTTAAGGATGCAATGCTTGAGATGCTAGAAAAAAATACTGACTTGTTCAAGAAAGTTATGGACGACGAGAAAATTAGGGAATCGCTTGAGGAAGCTCTTTTTGAAAGTGTTTACAGGGAAATCAAAGGAAAACCGTGA
- a CDS encoding type I restriction-modification system subunit M, which produces MENHQDIVSFIWDIADLLRDTYKRNEYQKVILPFTVLKRFDCVLEHSKDDVLRKYNEYKDKIENLDPILEAAAVDKDGRKLGFYNYSKYDFKSLLEDPDHIEENLMHYLDCFSPNVKDIFENFYIKTHIEKLSKANLLYLLIKKFSESKVDLHPDKISNHDMGIIFEELIRRFSEQSNEEAGQHFTPRDVVKLMTHLLFLENGENLKEKNLIKKIYDPACGTGGMLTSCKNFVREINDTIDVVLYGQEINEEIYAICKADMLIKGERAENIKGPSSTLSDDQLKDEKFDFMISNPPYGRKWEQDKEVVEKEAELGFDGRFGAGLPGIKDGQLLFIQHMLSKMKDDEKSRIAVITNGSPLFTGDAGSGESNIRRWIIENDYLETIIGLPDQLFYNTSIRTYIWILTNQKSPDRIGKIQLIDASSKYVKMRKSLGKKRHQLSDRDIDDILTFYRNFSENDMVKIFDNDDFGYVKVTVERPMQLNFEVTEERLQNLYSMNAFRKLAESKNKNIEKRMIEEEKGKKLQLDIIRALQKINGHYKNWKDFEKEVKRTLKNFELSNAFIRNIIHALSEHDETADYVTDTRGNIKPDPKLRDTERIPLKEDIDEYFKREVLPYYPDAWMDRKKDKIGYEINFNQYFYKYKPPRSLEDINSDIQKLTSEILELIKDDLDD; this is translated from the coding sequence ATGGAAAACCATCAGGACATAGTATCTTTTATATGGGACATAGCTGATCTACTGAGGGACACATACAAAAGAAACGAATACCAAAAGGTTATACTCCCATTCACAGTTTTAAAACGATTTGACTGCGTTCTAGAACACTCAAAAGATGATGTCCTAAGAAAGTACAACGAATATAAAGATAAGATAGAAAATCTTGATCCCATTTTAGAGGCAGCTGCCGTCGATAAAGATGGAAGAAAGCTTGGATTTTATAACTACTCAAAATATGACTTTAAATCCCTCCTTGAAGACCCTGATCATATCGAGGAGAATCTTATGCACTATTTGGACTGTTTCAGCCCAAATGTTAAGGACATCTTTGAAAACTTCTACATCAAAACGCATATAGAGAAACTTTCAAAGGCCAACCTTTTATACCTCCTCATAAAGAAATTTTCAGAGTCCAAGGTTGACCTTCATCCGGATAAGATATCCAACCATGATATGGGAATCATCTTTGAGGAACTCATCAGGAGGTTCTCCGAACAGTCAAATGAAGAGGCGGGACAACACTTCACGCCACGTGATGTTGTTAAGCTCATGACTCATCTTCTTTTTTTGGAGAATGGAGAGAATCTGAAGGAAAAGAACCTCATTAAGAAGATATACGACCCTGCGTGTGGAACAGGGGGCATGTTAACAAGTTGTAAGAATTTTGTAAGGGAGATAAACGACACGATTGATGTGGTACTGTATGGTCAGGAAATTAATGAAGAGATATATGCAATATGCAAGGCGGACATGCTTATTAAGGGCGAGCGCGCTGAAAATATAAAGGGACCATCAAGCACTCTTTCTGATGATCAGTTAAAGGATGAAAAATTTGACTTTATGATATCAAACCCTCCTTACGGTCGTAAATGGGAGCAAGATAAAGAGGTTGTTGAAAAGGAAGCTGAACTTGGATTTGATGGGAGATTTGGAGCAGGACTCCCTGGAATAAAAGATGGGCAGCTTCTTTTCATACAGCACATGTTATCAAAGATGAAGGATGATGAAAAATCCAGAATAGCCGTCATTACAAATGGCTCACCCCTATTCACAGGCGATGCTGGGTCTGGAGAAAGTAACATCAGGCGATGGATAATTGAAAATGATTATCTGGAGACCATTATAGGTCTTCCAGATCAGTTATTCTATAACACGAGCATAAGGACTTACATATGGATCCTGACAAATCAGAAGTCCCCTGATAGGATTGGTAAGATACAGCTAATAGATGCATCCTCCAAGTACGTGAAGATGAGAAAAAGTCTTGGTAAGAAGAGACACCAATTAAGTGACAGGGATATAGACGATATTCTTACTTTCTACAGAAACTTCAGTGAAAACGATATGGTTAAAATATTTGATAACGATGACTTTGGTTACGTAAAGGTCACTGTAGAAAGACCCATGCAACTGAACTTTGAAGTGACTGAAGAGCGACTGCAGAATCTATACTCTATGAATGCATTCAGAAAATTGGCTGAGAGCAAGAATAAAAATATTGAGAAGAGAATGATTGAGGAGGAGAAAGGGAAAAAATTGCAGTTAGACATTATTAGGGCGCTCCAGAAAATTAATGGCCACTATAAAAACTGGAAGGATTTTGAAAAGGAAGTTAAAAGGACCCTGAAAAATTTTGAACTTTCAAACGCCTTTATAAGAAATATTATACATGCCCTTTCTGAACATGATGAAACTGCTGACTATGTTACTGATACGAGGGGTAATATAAAACCTGATCCTAAGTTAAGGGATACTGAGAGGATACCCCTAAAGGAGGATATCGATGAGTATTTCAAAAGAGAAGTCTTACCATATTATCCGGATGCCTGGATGGATCGAAAAAAGGATAAGATAGGTTATGAAATAAATTTCAACCAGTACTTTTACAAGTATAAACCTCCAAGATCTCTAGAGGATATTAATAGTGATATCCAGAAATTGACTAGTGAGATCTTGGAACTTATAAAGGATGATCTGGATGATTAG
- a CDS encoding restriction endonuclease subunit S, which yields MNLKPYPEYKDSGVEWIGEIPCGWNVHRFKIHFKYIKGKVPKDLRETPSGDSLPYLTMDYLRGRESKVFYCDSDGGAVRVNDGDLLLLWDGSNAGEFLEGKDGYLSSTMVKLIVSEMDLGYSKYLCKAFEPLLKDLTTGMGIPHVKDNVLATIRIPYPSLEEQRKIASFLDSKISKIDLTIEKYTRLIDLLQEKRNALINQAVTKGLNPNVKMKYSGVKWIGEIPQNWELRKISRSFEIIGSGTTPKSQDGSYYNRGTIPWVITGDLNDSILNETSKRITKKALRDYSALKIYKKNSLIVAMYGATIGKISLLNIDACVNQACCVLSNSNILDIKFVFYWFFSNRDNIISLSDGGGQPNISQHVIKNLRIQVPPLKEQKIIVSYLDQNSSKINLTTKKIQKNVDLLKEYKKSLIYHLVTGKVDVKERVGKNVDLK from the coding sequence ATGAATTTAAAACCTTACCCTGAATATAAGGATTCTGGTGTTGAGTGGATTGGTGAGATACCTTGTGGGTGGAATGTGCACAGGTTTAAAATCCATTTTAAGTATATAAAAGGAAAGGTTCCTAAAGATCTTCGAGAGACTCCATCTGGGGATTCTCTTCCGTATCTTACTATGGATTATCTGAGAGGAAGAGAATCTAAGGTTTTTTACTGTGATTCTGATGGAGGTGCTGTTAGGGTTAATGATGGGGATTTGTTGTTGTTATGGGATGGTTCAAATGCTGGAGAGTTCTTAGAAGGCAAAGACGGTTATTTATCGTCCACAATGGTTAAATTAATTGTGTCAGAGATGGATCTGGGGTACTCAAAGTATCTATGCAAGGCTTTTGAGCCTTTGTTGAAGGATTTGACCACGGGGATGGGTATTCCTCATGTTAAAGATAATGTATTGGCAACTATTAGAATCCCATACCCTAGTTTAGAAGAACAAAGGAAGATAGCGTCCTTTCTAGATAGCAAGATATCTAAAATTGATCTAACAATAGAGAAGTATACTCGACTTATCGATCTTTTACAAGAAAAAAGAAACGCATTAATAAATCAGGCGGTGACGAAAGGTCTGAATCCTAATGTAAAAATGAAGTATTCTGGTGTTAAGTGGATTGGTGAAATTCCTCAAAATTGGGAATTAAGAAAAATATCTCGAAGTTTTGAGATTATTGGCAGTGGAACAACGCCCAAATCTCAAGATGGAAGTTATTATAATAGAGGCACCATCCCTTGGGTCATTACTGGGGATTTAAATGATTCTATTTTAAATGAAACATCAAAAAGGATCACAAAAAAAGCTTTGAGGGACTATAGTGCTCTAAAAATCTATAAGAAGAATTCCTTAATAGTTGCCATGTATGGCGCTACAATTGGAAAGATATCTTTACTTAACATAGATGCTTGTGTCAATCAAGCTTGTTGTGTATTGTCAAACAGTAATATATTAGACATTAAGTTTGTTTTCTATTGGTTTTTTAGTAATAGAGATAATATCATATCTTTAAGTGATGGTGGAGGGCAGCCGAATATTAGCCAGCATGTAATTAAAAACTTAAGAATTCAAGTTCCGCCTCTTAAGGAACAGAAAATTATTGTTAGTTATTTGGATCAAAATAGTTCAAAAATTAATTTGACAACCAAAAAAATCCAAAAAAATGTTGATCTTCTTAAGGAATACAAGAAATCGCTCATTTATCACCTTGTCACAGGAAAAGTTGATGTGAAAGAAAGAGTCGGTAAAAATGTCGACCTTAAATAA